Part of the Cydia fagiglandana chromosome 2, ilCydFagi1.1, whole genome shotgun sequence genome, TATCACATATCCATCATTGGTCACGTAAGACACCACAGGCGTGAGGACCTCGCGTCTTCTCTTGTGATTAGATCTACGGGTATGATTAATTTCAAGACTTTCAGACCCAGACGTAGAACCACTATCATCAGAACTGTCAGAATGGGATTCAGATTCATAACGATTCTTTTTtggttttttctttttctttggcCTTTTTGGCTTCCTTGGTTTCTCTCTAAATTTATCGGCTGTGCGGGAATGGTATGGCATTACGACGCTTGGCAGTTGTGGCGGGCCGACGATTGGCATTTGCATTGGCATGGGTGGCATGCCCATTGGCATGGGCATTGCTGAAGGGAACTGCATTGGGAACTGGGCTTTCGTGTGGATCACGTGGAGTGTCATGAATAGAGTGACATGGTGGAGGTTCATCTGAAAATAGGTAGTGGTTTTTACTTTAAGGCCTTGATGTTTGACGCTTCACCTTGTGTAGGTACAATatcataattttgaaaatgagaAGATGTTTAAGAATATCTACAGATATACCTAATGAAACAAAACTTAAACAGATAGGCCATGAGATAGGCTATATATACAGTACATACCTTGATAttttaatgaatattatagttgtcATATATAACTATATCTTATATCAAATACTGTGCGGCAAGAACTAGCGAAGTCAATCAAAATTCAGACGCGACTACGAAAAACCGATTTTACATGCTGTTAAATAGCGTAATTTTAACTCGACACAATGAgattattatgtaagttcatatGTAACATGCCTgtatacaaacatacatattcaTTCGTCTTAAACCTAAGACGTATATGAGTATTCACGAAACAACAAACGTGTATTAACTGAGCATAGACACCTAGACTTAATTGTAGCAGCTACCATCATGTATCGGTCAAAGTTATGCTGGTTTCCTAGGCAGTTTTGTAAATGACATGACTAAGTCAGTCTATATAAGTCTATATCGTACATTCGTACACTTACAGATCCTATAATCCCGAT contains:
- the LOC134679561 gene encoding uncharacterized protein LOC134679561, giving the protein MNLHHVTLFMTLHVIHTKAQFPMQFPSAMPMPMGMPPMPMQMPIVGPPQLPSVVMPYHSRTADKFREKPRKPKRPKKKKKPKKNRYESESHSDSSDDSGSTSGSESLEINHTRRSNHKRRREVLTPVVSYVTNDGYVIYQKKIKKDRAKDWLELGKNSDPNALEIKDSESDEVEGKASVRKRRFKSRRSQRGD